A genomic segment from Luteolibacter ambystomatis encodes:
- a CDS encoding TIM-barrel domain-containing protein produces the protein MSSSNSFPFVPVNGFTPNNPGWSSVGNIDSWSADASGQNFTFVFGSRSLVIQILGPTAYRLRFNPASGATYNAETSTAVVSRDLGLTGLNVTHSLVNPGLLVIETGSITIQIGLAPFAVQVLRNGQLIHQDAPGQGVLYIPNQQVIAVMKTTPPGAGYYGLGEKAGSQITKNNFTYTFFNFDNFTYNGPALGDPGPLNPTEPLYCSIPVLVEFNPFPSGAFSGAGFATGVFLDNPAQTFANIASNDYSDMTGKYYMGALYNELDYYFFAGSAVPDILQQYTTLTGRSPMPPRYVFGLHQGAYGYYDRYKLAAAANSYRGARIPCDGLHIDVDFQDNYRTFTHSEMKFPNAQELFSDLHGIGFKMSTNITPIITDNPLNQEGVKAPYTQRDNLIAANALIYDSRYQDGESPDLYEGGVNYGNNRGNNPYPSPPLQFNRNGLMPLAAPGNYPDFGLAAVREKWGQQYQHLIDDLGLDMIWQDMTCPAIDPNLPPENEYYKTFPQNLMMAQEATAADGTITVNYLPNAQLHNSYVNNLLNGTWNGINTLRPNTRNFIIARGGYAGMQRYAGLWTGDSASSWDFLSINLPEVLNLGMSGVPISGCDIGGFATGSGTTTQSSVIGGSIVGGITNYELLTRWMQLGAFLPWYRNHYDGYNKQFQEPFAYGEPVPTNCRKYVELRYRMMQVQYDAMYQWTKSGLPVARPLFLNDPQDTGVYGHLNDQFFVGGDFLVAPILTQHETANPPTSPVRGVYLPAGSDWYSFTDNTAPLAAAVPGGTYISNYYADLTLVPIYIRAGAILPFSNLEQWVGQLPENPLTINFYPGPDRWTDEAAYELYQDDGITTQAQAGKFRLSRVYQQTVNSNGSVQRQVRIARVTDNYAPGAKFIYVAILGSITCAKQVTRDGTVLTDVGDPQSLEYATADAWYWNQSINVVFVKIFDNKSDTTVVASY, from the coding sequence ATGAGTAGTAGCAATAGTTTTCCTTTCGTCCCCGTCAACGGCTTCACCCCGAACAATCCGGGCTGGAGCAGCGTTGGCAACATCGACAGTTGGTCGGCGGACGCGAGCGGACAGAATTTCACGTTCGTCTTCGGCTCGCGCTCGCTGGTCATCCAGATCCTCGGCCCCACCGCCTACCGCCTGCGCTTCAATCCGGCCAGCGGTGCGACCTACAATGCCGAAACCTCCACCGCGGTCGTCAGCCGCGACCTCGGCCTCACTGGTCTCAACGTCACGCACAGTCTGGTGAATCCGGGCCTTCTCGTCATCGAGACCGGCTCGATCACCATCCAGATCGGTCTCGCACCGTTCGCGGTGCAGGTGCTGCGCAACGGCCAGCTCATCCATCAGGACGCACCGGGCCAGGGCGTGCTCTACATTCCCAACCAGCAGGTGATCGCCGTGATGAAGACCACGCCTCCGGGCGCGGGCTACTACGGCCTCGGCGAGAAGGCGGGCAGCCAGATCACGAAGAACAATTTCACCTACACGTTCTTCAACTTCGACAACTTCACCTACAACGGCCCGGCGCTCGGCGATCCGGGTCCGCTGAATCCGACCGAGCCGCTGTATTGCTCGATCCCGGTGCTGGTGGAGTTCAATCCGTTCCCGTCCGGTGCCTTCAGCGGCGCGGGCTTCGCCACCGGCGTGTTCCTGGACAACCCGGCGCAGACGTTCGCGAACATCGCCTCGAACGACTACTCGGACATGACCGGGAAGTACTACATGGGCGCGCTCTACAACGAGCTCGACTACTACTTCTTCGCGGGCAGCGCGGTGCCGGACATCCTCCAGCAGTACACCACGCTCACCGGCCGCAGCCCGATGCCGCCGCGCTACGTCTTCGGTCTTCACCAGGGCGCCTATGGTTACTACGACCGCTACAAGCTGGCGGCCGCCGCGAACTCCTACCGCGGCGCGCGCATTCCCTGCGACGGCCTGCACATCGACGTGGACTTCCAGGACAACTACCGGACGTTCACGCACAGCGAGATGAAGTTCCCGAACGCCCAGGAGCTGTTCAGCGATCTCCACGGCATCGGCTTCAAGATGAGCACCAACATCACGCCGATCATCACGGACAACCCGCTGAACCAGGAGGGTGTCAAAGCCCCCTACACCCAGCGTGACAACCTGATCGCCGCAAACGCGCTCATCTACGACAGCCGCTATCAGGACGGCGAGTCGCCGGATCTCTACGAAGGCGGTGTGAACTACGGCAACAACCGCGGCAACAACCCGTATCCTTCGCCGCCGCTCCAGTTCAACCGCAACGGCCTGATGCCGCTGGCCGCGCCGGGAAACTACCCGGACTTCGGCCTCGCCGCGGTTCGCGAGAAATGGGGCCAGCAATACCAGCACCTCATCGACGACCTCGGCCTCGACATGATCTGGCAGGACATGACCTGCCCGGCTATCGACCCGAACCTTCCGCCGGAAAACGAATACTATAAAACGTTCCCGCAGAACCTGATGATGGCGCAGGAAGCCACGGCCGCGGACGGCACCATCACGGTGAACTACCTGCCGAACGCCCAGCTCCACAATTCCTACGTCAACAACCTGCTCAACGGCACCTGGAACGGCATCAACACGCTGCGCCCGAACACCCGCAACTTCATCATCGCCCGCGGCGGCTACGCCGGCATGCAGCGCTATGCCGGACTGTGGACGGGTGACTCAGCCTCGAGCTGGGATTTCCTCAGCATCAACCTGCCGGAAGTCCTGAACCTCGGCATGTCGGGCGTGCCGATCAGCGGCTGCGACATCGGCGGCTTCGCCACCGGTTCCGGCACCACCACGCAGTCGAGCGTGATCGGTGGCTCGATCGTCGGCGGCATCACCAACTACGAGCTGCTCACCCGCTGGATGCAGCTCGGCGCCTTCCTGCCGTGGTACCGCAACCACTACGACGGCTACAACAAGCAGTTCCAGGAGCCCTTCGCCTACGGCGAGCCGGTGCCGACGAACTGCCGCAAGTATGTGGAGCTGCGCTACCGCATGATGCAGGTGCAGTACGATGCGATGTACCAGTGGACCAAGTCCGGCCTGCCGGTAGCGCGCCCACTGTTCCTGAATGATCCGCAGGACACCGGAGTCTACGGCCACCTGAACGACCAGTTCTTCGTGGGCGGCGATTTCCTCGTCGCGCCGATCCTCACCCAGCACGAGACGGCGAACCCGCCGACCTCGCCGGTGCGCGGCGTCTATCTGCCCGCGGGCAGCGACTGGTATTCCTTCACCGACAACACCGCCCCGCTCGCGGCGGCGGTGCCGGGCGGCACCTACATCAGCAACTACTATGCGGACCTGACTTTGGTGCCGATCTACATCCGCGCCGGTGCCATCCTCCCCTTCTCCAATCTGGAGCAGTGGGTCGGCCAGCTCCCGGAGAATCCGCTGACGATCAACTTCTACCCGGGACCGGACCGCTGGACGGACGAGGCCGCTTACGAACTCTACCAGGACGACGGCATCACGACCCAGGCCCAGGCCGGGAAGTTCCGCCTGTCCCGCGTTTACCAGCAGACGGTGAACTCGAACGGCTCGGTGCAGCGCCAGGTGCGCATCGCCCGCGTCACCGACAACTATGCACCGGGTGCGAAGTTCATCTACGTTGCCATCCTCGGCAGCATCACCTGCGCCAAGCAGGTCACCCGCGACGGCACCGTGTTGACCGACGTGGGCGATCCGCAATCGCTGGAATACGCCACCGCCGATGCATGGTATTGGAATCAATCCATCAACGTCGTCTTCGTGAAAATCTTCGACAACAAGTCCGACACCACCGTCGTCGCCTCCTACTGA
- a CDS encoding DUF6209 family protein, producing MKPRQSKGRRPQITFTQDGHELVQGDLIPGPCVLRYDPLRLISADEADDDKHEIHAHLRFHPSGQTWEGTLAVPQDAPLAEMASPTGQGYMLETKFELPVGTDEIEAWFSCAHDDGQTHWDSDDNKNHWLRFALHDIIEVKATVKEPDKANPAQSKLELDIVTIPQVTAVTARHTLPSFPDRPRVEMQLVPIDGAKDGNKRWGAPPEGIPVPVAAAVAFDLVYTVGDRKFTDDNQGRWYLAD from the coding sequence ATGAAACCACGCCAAAGCAAGGGCCGCAGGCCCCAGATCACCTTCACCCAGGATGGCCACGAGCTGGTTCAGGGCGACCTCATCCCCGGACCCTGCGTGCTGCGTTACGACCCGCTGCGCCTCATCTCCGCGGACGAGGCCGATGACGACAAGCACGAGATCCACGCCCACCTCCGCTTCCATCCTTCCGGCCAGACCTGGGAAGGAACGCTGGCTGTTCCGCAGGACGCGCCGCTCGCCGAGATGGCCAGCCCCACCGGACAGGGCTACATGCTGGAAACCAAGTTCGAACTGCCCGTCGGCACCGACGAAATCGAAGCTTGGTTCTCCTGCGCCCACGATGACGGCCAGACCCACTGGGACAGCGACGACAACAAGAACCACTGGCTGCGCTTCGCCCTGCACGACATCATTGAGGTCAAGGCGACCGTGAAGGAGCCGGACAAGGCAAACCCGGCGCAGTCGAAGCTGGAACTCGACATCGTCACCATCCCGCAGGTCACCGCGGTCACGGCGCGGCATACGCTGCCGTCGTTCCCGGACCGCCCCCGCGTCGAAATGCAGCTTGTTCCCATCGACGGTGCCAAGGACGGCAACAAGCGCTGGGGCGCACCGCCGGAGGGCATCCCGGTGCCTGTTGCCGCCGCGGTAGCCTTCGACCTCGTTTACACGGTGGGCGATCGCAAGTTCACGGATGACAATCAAGGCCGCTGGTATCTGGCGGATTGA
- a CDS encoding M60 family metallopeptidase yields MSHPRRLSLFVSALLAVCPAPLFAAGVDSPEYQQKLEEAKKVVADWNSLPPDQIHADPSAADWPGAVPADAVRLKQQRFDLNTDFPRWRGKTDRVTTGFYAPAGEVVTVEIPESFAKLGVQVRIGCHSDNANKKSVAKRFPFSISKAWPLNAAGTKVASPFGGTVYLEVPKEVTGKIIPVRFSGVVQQPWFVLGKTSPTEWRDKIRNHPGPFAEMSCGPLTLSVPSADVRKLEDPTALMSFYKKGMACVQELSGPPVPVVERIVYDVSISAGSMHSGYPIMAGSKRKEATDLAALENGLWGFFHEMGHNQQWGGWSPPGQGETTCNLFPLYVMSQVQGKKPRHPWKFDRSVLAKPLERGAIGSNLNGNHALSIAFWIQLINGIGWEPVKKTINEYHAKDAPEAPKGAEPIWDRLMLALSKNSRKDLTPFFKAWGAEFSPAGEEAVKKLRLPSYLPDDAPGQPRATQDTGSI; encoded by the coding sequence ATGAGCCACCCCCGTCGTCTTTCACTGTTTGTCTCCGCGTTGCTCGCGGTTTGTCCTGCGCCGCTATTCGCCGCCGGAGTCGACTCGCCTGAATACCAGCAGAAACTGGAGGAAGCGAAGAAGGTGGTGGCGGATTGGAACAGCCTGCCGCCGGATCAGATCCACGCCGATCCCAGCGCCGCCGATTGGCCCGGTGCCGTGCCTGCGGATGCCGTGCGGCTCAAGCAGCAGCGCTTCGACCTCAATACCGATTTCCCACGCTGGCGCGGCAAGACCGACCGCGTGACCACCGGCTTTTACGCGCCTGCCGGTGAAGTGGTGACGGTGGAGATTCCCGAGAGCTTCGCGAAGCTGGGCGTGCAGGTCCGCATCGGTTGCCACAGCGATAATGCCAACAAAAAGTCGGTGGCGAAACGCTTCCCGTTCTCGATCTCAAAGGCCTGGCCGCTCAATGCCGCCGGAACCAAGGTCGCCTCGCCCTTCGGTGGCACGGTCTATCTGGAAGTGCCGAAGGAAGTAACCGGCAAGATCATTCCGGTGCGCTTCAGCGGTGTGGTGCAACAGCCGTGGTTCGTGCTCGGCAAGACCAGCCCGACCGAATGGCGCGACAAGATCCGCAACCATCCCGGCCCCTTCGCCGAGATGAGCTGCGGTCCCCTCACCCTCTCGGTGCCGTCCGCGGATGTGCGCAAGCTGGAGGACCCGACCGCGCTGATGTCCTTCTACAAAAAGGGCATGGCCTGCGTGCAGGAACTATCCGGACCACCGGTGCCGGTGGTGGAGCGCATCGTCTATGACGTGAGCATTTCCGCCGGATCGATGCACTCCGGTTATCCGATCATGGCCGGATCGAAACGCAAGGAAGCCACCGACCTCGCCGCCTTGGAAAACGGCCTGTGGGGATTCTTCCACGAAATGGGCCACAACCAGCAATGGGGCGGCTGGAGCCCTCCGGGCCAGGGCGAGACCACCTGCAATCTCTTTCCGCTCTATGTGATGAGCCAGGTGCAGGGCAAGAAGCCCAGGCATCCGTGGAAGTTCGACCGCTCCGTGCTCGCGAAACCGCTGGAGCGCGGCGCGATCGGCAGCAACCTCAATGGCAACCACGCGCTCTCGATCGCCTTCTGGATCCAGCTCATCAACGGCATCGGCTGGGAACCGGTGAAGAAGACCATCAACGAGTATCACGCCAAGGATGCACCGGAAGCTCCGAAGGGCGCGGAACCGATCTGGGACCGCCTGATGCTGGCGCTTTCGAAAAACAGCCGCAAGGACCTCACGCCATTCTTCAAAGCCTGGGGCGCGGAGTTCTCTCCGGCGGGCGAGGAAGCCGTGAAGAAGCTACGACTTCCCTCGTATCTCCCGGACGATGCACCCGGGCAGCCGAGGGCGACACAGGACACGGGGTCCATTTGA